TGACGACGTAGTCGGCCTCGTACTCGTCGTCCTCGGTCTCGACGGTGAAGCCGTCGTCAGTGCTGGCGACGCTCGTTACCTCCTCACCCTGGTGGCGGTCGGCACCGAAGTCGTCGACCTGCTGGCGTGCGGTCGCCATGAACTCGCTACCGCCGACAGAGCCGATACCCAGGTAGTTGAACAGGTGGGCCTTGTGCATCCAGGTCTCGTCGCCGTCGAAGACGGTCGCCTCGAGACCGTTCTTTACGGCAAACAGTGCTGCGCTCAGACCGGCGGGGCCGCCGCCGACTACGATTACCGATGTGGGTTCGTCGTCTGCAGTCATATCGTTGCTCACAGTTACATTATGTTACCGCAGCCGTATTAACCTGGCAGGGACCCGGAACCAATCACGTAACACTGCCGTTACCGGCCGTGCCAGGAG
This portion of the Natronobacterium texcoconense genome encodes:
- a CDS encoding NAD(P)/FAD-dependent oxidoreductase, producing the protein MTADDEPTSVIVVGGGPAGLSAALFAVKNGLEATVFDGDETWMHKAHLFNYLGIGSVGGSEFMATARQQVDDFGADRHQGEEVTSVASTDDGFTVETEDDEYEADYVVIATGANRELAKELGCDFTDEDVVDVDVDMETSVEDAYAVGAVVRPEEWQAAIAVGDGAAAALNILSKEKGERYHDFDVPADAERVFGEHVAE